The window CAGTGGGAAAGCGCCTTTTTGCGCGCTCTCAATCGCTTTCTCATTCATATCCGTCGCATATATCTTCGTTCTTTCGGCCAAGCCTTCTTCCTGCATCAGGATCGCCATCGCGTACACTTCTTCTCCGGTGGCACAGCCTGCATGCCAAATCCGTATCTCAGGATACTTCCTAAGCTCGGGAACTACCTGACTTCGAAAAGCGCTGAAAAAGCTTGGATCTCTGAACATTTCTGTCACTCGGATCGACATGTCGTTCAATAATTGTTCCACGAAGCCAGGTTTATGCAGGACTTTCTCTAGCAGCGCTGTGATGGATGGCAATTTCTCTGCTTTCATGCGATTGAGAATTCTCCTGCGTAAGGATGAACGCACATAATGGCGGAAATCGAAACCATACATTTGATATAAGCCTTCCAAGAGCAGATTAATCTCGATATTTTGCAGCTCATCGTGGGGCAGTTCTTCTAATTCGGTGTAATGATCCAAGGACTGGCGAATCAATGTTTCTTCACCTGCTTCGTCAACCATACCCGCATAAGGGAGAATAGTTGATCCATATTCAGCGGCTTGGTGATATAGTCGGAAGCGCCGGACTCCAGACATTTCTCTTTCTCACTCTTCATTGCTTTCGCCGTTAGTG is drawn from Paenibacillus sp. V4I7 and contains these coding sequences:
- a CDS encoding protein-glutamate O-methyltransferase CheR, with amino-acid sequence MVDEAGEETLIRQSLDHYTELEELPHDELQNIEINLLLEGLYQMYGFDFRHYVRSSLRRRILNRMKAEKLPSITALLEKVLHKPGFVEQLLNDMSIRVTEMFRDPSFFSAFRSQVVPELRKYPEIRIWHAGCATGEEVYAMAILMQEEGLAERTKIYATDMNEKAIESAQKGAFPLKQMQVYTKNYLESGGTKAFSEYYTTDHQYAYFQPLMKENLMFAQHNLVTDGSFNEFHVILCRNVMIYFDTKLQQQVHSLFHGSLIPGGYLGLGKKESILFVPEGVQYDDFVPLERIYRKR